The Panthera uncia isolate 11264 chromosome C1 unlocalized genomic scaffold, Puncia_PCG_1.0 HiC_scaffold_3, whole genome shotgun sequence genome includes a region encoding these proteins:
- the CPO gene encoding carboxypeptidase O — MLVKKVEQQELSDIAGGNTGWESHFGRQFASLLTTFLSAFHCSGHPSFFPAFSLAFFCRSLAQHRREVVEETVSQRRGLDAYSYTRYHPMEEIYQWMIQISEKYAEVVTQHFLGMTYETRPMYYLKISQPSNNPKKIIWMDCGIHAREWIAPAFCQWFVKEILQNYKDDSRIKKLLRNLDFYVLPVLNIDGYIYTWTTDRLWRKSRSSHNNGTCFGTDLNRNFNVSWCSIGASRNCQDITFCGTGPVSEPETKAVSSFIESKKDNIVCFLTMHSFGQLILTPYGYTKNKSSNHEELIQVGQKAANALKEKHGTNYRVGSSADILYATSGSSRDWARDIGIPFSYTFELRDNGTYGFVLPEAQIQATCEESMAAMLSVLDDVYEKYWGVDSAGKAASSAVVLGLLFSFMSLL; from the exons ATGCTGGTGAAGAAGGttgagcaacaggaactctcagacattgctggtggaaacacAGGCTGGgagagccactttggaagacaatttg CATCGCTTCTGACCACCTTTTTATCAGCTTTTCACTGTTCAGGACATCCGAGTTTCTTCCCTGCTTTCAGCCTGGCTTTCTTCTGCAGATCCCTAGCACAACACAGACGAGAGGTTGTGGAAGAGACAGTGAGCCAGAGGAGAGGCCTGGACGCCTATTCCTATACCAGATATCACCCCATGGAGGAG ATCTATCAGTGGATGATCCAGATAAGTGAGAAGTACGCAGAAGTCGTGACACAGCATTTCTTGGGAATGACCTATGAGACCCGGCCCATGTATTATTTGAAG ATCAGTCAACCATCCAATAATCCCAAGAAGATCATTTGGATGGACTGTGGAATTCATGCCAGGGAATGGATTGCCCCAGCTTTTTGCCAATGGTTTGTGAAAGAA ATTCTACAAAACTATAAAGACGACTCAAGGATAAAAAAGTTGCTTAGAAACCTGGACTTTTATGTGCTTCCCGTTCTGAACATAGATGGTTATATCTACACTTGGACAACT GATCGGCTTTGGAGGAAATCCCGTTCATCACACAATAATGGCACATGTTTTGGGACAGATCTCAATCGAAATTTCAATGTATCGTGGTGTA GCATCGGCGCATCTAGAAACTGCCAAGATATAACGTTCTGCGGGACAGGACCGGTATCGGAACCAGAGACAAAAGCTGTCTCCAGCTTTATAGAGAGCAAGAAGGACAACATCGTGTGCTTCCTGACCATGCACTCTTTTGGGCAGCTCATTCTCACTCCTTATGGCTACACTAAAAATAAGTCCAGTAACCACGAGGAGCTG ATCCAAGTTGGACAGAAGGCAGCAAATGCATTGAAAGAAAAGCATGGAACCAATTATAGAGTTGGATCGAGTgcagatattttat ATGCCACATCAGGGTCTTCAAGAGACTGGGCTCGGGACATTGGGATCCCCTTCTCATACACGTTTGAGCTGCGGGACAATGGTACATACGGATTTGTTCTGCCAGAAGCTCAGATTCAGGCCACCTGCGAGGAGAGCATGGCAGCTATGCTCTCGGTCCTGGATGACGTCTATGAGAAATACTGGGGCGTGGACAGTGCTGGAAAGGCGGCATCTTCCGCCGTGGTGCTGGGCCTGCTATTCTCCTTCATGTCTCTTCTCTGA